From a region of the Marinilabiliales bacterium genome:
- a CDS encoding hydroxyacid dehydrogenase encodes MKVIFIDSTHPELPEKLTSAGMECDYRPEITSKLLQKTIHLYDGIVIRSRIPLDAEMLKHATRLKFIGRVGSGLENIDVEYAKSRNIVCFNAPEGHRDATGEHAAGMLLALLNNICKANEEVKKGQWFREVNRGIEVMGKTIGIIGYGNTGRCFARCLSGFNARMLAYDKYIYDYSDQWVTESVMDDLFEECDILSLHVPLTRETHHLVNESFLNRFRKEIFIVNISRGKVINTSDLVSGLKSGKVKGAALDVLEYEKSSFEELHRSSLPGNYQFLLENPRVIITPHIAGWTHESNRRLAEVMAQKIISSFGNIT; translated from the coding sequence ATGAAAGTGATATTCATAGATTCTACCCACCCGGAACTGCCGGAGAAACTGACATCAGCCGGTATGGAATGTGATTACAGGCCTGAGATCACATCAAAGCTGCTGCAGAAAACAATTCACCTGTATGACGGCATTGTGATCAGAAGCCGCATCCCCCTTGATGCAGAGATGCTGAAACACGCTACCCGGCTAAAGTTTATCGGCAGGGTGGGCAGCGGACTTGAGAATATCGACGTTGAGTATGCAAAATCACGTAATATTGTCTGCTTCAACGCACCTGAAGGCCACCGTGATGCCACGGGCGAGCATGCCGCAGGGATGCTGCTGGCCCTGCTTAACAATATATGCAAGGCAAATGAGGAGGTAAAGAAAGGCCAGTGGTTCAGGGAGGTGAACAGGGGTATTGAGGTCATGGGCAAGACAATAGGAATTATTGGCTACGGGAATACCGGGCGTTGTTTTGCCCGTTGCCTCTCGGGGTTCAACGCCAGAATGCTGGCCTATGACAAGTACATATATGATTACTCCGACCAGTGGGTAACTGAATCGGTCATGGACGACCTGTTCGAAGAGTGTGACATCCTGAGCCTGCACGTCCCCCTTACCCGGGAGACCCATCACCTGGTAAATGAGAGTTTCCTCAACCGTTTCAGAAAGGAGATATTCATTGTCAACATATCCAGAGGAAAGGTGATAAACACATCAGACCTGGTGAGTGGCCTTAAAAGCGGCAAGGTGAAAGGCGCCGCCCTTGATGTCCTGGAATATGAAAAATCCAGCTTTGAAGAGCTGCACAGGAGCAGCCTCCCCGGCAACTACCAGTTTCTGCTTGAAAACCCCAGGGTGATAATCACGCCCCACATTGCCGGCTGGACGCACGAATCCAACAGGAGGCTGGCCGAGGTTATGGCACAAAAGATAATCTCAAGTTTCGGTAACATCACCTGA